The Gemmatimonadota bacterium sequence CATCGATTCCCGCCCGGCGCAGTACCTGCTCGGCCGCAACCCGCTGGACCGCGAGATCATCTGGCACGACCTCAAGCGCTCGCGCCGCGGGCAGGACGGCACGCCGCCGGGCGCGGTAGATATCGCGCTGTGGGATTTCGCTGGCAAGCTCTACGACGCGCCGATCTACGAACTGTTGGGCGGGGGTTGGCGCAAGAAGCTGCCAGCTTATGCCTCGACCTATCACGGCGACGAAAACGGCGGTTTGACGACGCCGGACGACTTTGCGCAATTCGCGC is a genomic window containing:
- a CDS encoding mandelate racemase; the protein is MARDIEITRITSTSFAYEIADMELEEQLGFDTVYRKGGRLTLGGGLLTIETSVGISGIASGGIDSRPAQYLLGRNPLDREIIWHDLKRSRRGQDGTPPGAVDIALWDFAGKLYDAPIYELLGGGWRKKLPAYASTYHGDENGGLTTPDDFAQFA